TAtattaaggttaaggttacttTATTTGTACCCGTAGGtagatttgttttgcagcaATAAAAAGAGAAGGCACCCATCCAGAACAGTACGAaattataaacacacagatagAAGACAAGAACACAAAAATCTTGACGAAAAGTGCTCCTACTTTATACTTTTACTAGATTTCAGAGGAACATACTGTTCTTTCTACCCCATTACATTTCTTTGACTGTTAGTTACCGGTTACTTTTGAGAAGATTCAATTTAATCggtaataaaacattttttaagtaCATCAAAAAGATTTGCAGAGGTAGAAACTGAATGATCAGTGAGACAGAACAATAACTCTAGTAAAATTATACAGAAAAAGTGGACAATGCTACAACCTGTTGTTCATATTCGGCTActgcaattatttttccataAACATAACAGCAATAATAATACAGTGTGATGAAAGGACAATTAAGATTTTTtaacaagattcaagattcaagattaaGATTCAAGACTTTATTGTAGTGTGCACAACAATTACATTTAGCAGTCGCTGGCTATGAAAGACTTGAGTCACAGACTCCCTTCTAGCCATGCTCAAAATATATCACAAgcaaagaaatataaataaaatacaaagcatAAAAAAggatatataaaataaaacaaaagtattaaaataaagtattctattattatgactattattattattattatatttcattttctaatGGTAAAAAAGTAACTGTAATGCTGCCATTGAAATACCAAACCAGGCCAGGGGGTGTCACTTTAGTAAAAGACGTTGATGCTTTGACCAGCAGTCATACTAttacttccttttcttttttcttccttttgtctGAATTATCTCTTAATCTCACAGTTCTGATTTGTTTCCTTGTTCATGTCAAACACCCACATCAGGATTGGAGCTGTTTACCTTCATGTTTAAAAAGTTCCACTTATCAACATTTTTCCATATAAACAACGAACCAAGTGGCTGTGTCCAAAGTCAAAGAGTTGATGATACACTGGATGTGTCATCGATCTGTTCAAATAATATGTAATCTATAACTTTTTCAAATTTCTGACTCTAAAGAAATTTACACCCACAGATGATGAATTCACAACTAGCTGGCTGGAGATTTTATGCGTGGAGTTTACatgcatatataaaaaaaaatagtggTGAGAGAAATTTGGTGGATATTTACTGTAGAAACAATAATATTACTTGACTGACTGGAAGCCTCAAGCACAATCTTGTTTAAAGCCATTACAGAAGAAAACCTGCAGGGCCTCGTCACATGAAAAACACCCACTCTTTTGGTTCAGTACATTCACACTGCGGTCATGGATCTGTTTGAAGTCATATTTTCAAAGAAAGGGCGTTTTCAACAGTCGAGGGTGTTGTTGACACCTCGTGTAACAGGAGTTTGTTGTGACGTTTTCAGAGCCTGAGCTGCAAACTGTTGATTTTCAGTTCAGGTCAGATATTGTAGCTGCTCCAGAAAATCAGATCTGTGAAGCTCCAGTGTTTTTGTCCGATGGTTTAGCCTCAGCGCTGCCGAGAATTTCTCCACATGCCACGATCAAAGGAACTATAACTCTGGCCCACATCATCAGATCTTTCTAAACCTTCACATGTTGGAGGATAGTCCACGCATGAAGACATCTACAGACCAAAGTGTTCTCTTGGGCCTAACGCCACCAACTTGGAAAAAATTGTTCCCCCCTATTGGGAACATTACCTGACCTAAAGATGTCTTCAAGCCTTGATTGGGAACAGGAAATGTCTATTTCTtcttaaattaattattataattaaattatgAAGCCATGATGAAACACAATTTGCTATTTTTGAGAGGCCAGGTATGCATTCAAATGTGTCACAGACTAAAGTGTGCAACATGATGGGGTTGTTTGGCCTTGGAGTGACAAGATGCCTTGCTTAGACTATTTTTTACACAGATAACAGTTGTACGAAGGAGCTCTTGTGATGAGTGTCACCCAGATTTATGAAACTTTCAATATATCAGGTCAAGACTCGCAAAAATAGCCTTTACGACTCAAAATATCAATATTGTTGCATGCATTTCTTCTCTATCATATCTGAAGACTAAAAAGGAGAAGTGGTGTTTAAAAGTAGTTTCTTTGGTTTCATGGTGGGCGTAAATGAATGTTATGCCTCATTGAATTTACACACAAATTTGGTCAAGTGCCTACAAGTCATTTAACGTAGTAATCACGCAGAATGGAAAACTGCTGggaaaaaccacagaaacataTTTGTGACGGCCATATGATGGAAGAAGACAGATAATAACCACTTATCATTTTTCTTATTTCCAAAATAACAGCATTTACTATCAGCAATATTTTCCAACAAAAACATTCGGGGCATCGGCATGATCACAGTTATATCTTCTCAAAGGTTTCATTTGACCTTTTTTCAAACCACACAAGCCTGCTTTTGAAGTATTTGATAAATGATAATTATAGTACAGCGATACAATTAGATCCTACTTGGCTGAAAGCTTTAAATGTATAATCATAGCTCTTAGAAAAACTCTGTTCTAAGGGCCAATGTCTTCAGCCACGAGCTCTGGTTTTGCTCATATTTGAAAAGTGGTTTCTTGATTTCGGGGTCTGGCATCACTTTCTGGTTTTGGCGAGATGATCTATATGCTGGTTCCcagtatgttgtgtgtttattggttGATGTGAAAGTGGTCGGGGCATCAGTGACACCGCCTGTCTTGTGGCGTGTGGTGAGGGTCTGCTGGCACATGGTTGGAGATGTTGGGAAGTGAGGTGTGCCATGCATGGTGACAACAAGAGCACGGACTGACTGTGACGGTGTGCTGCCTATTTACCCAAAGCCACAACCACAGCTGTGCGACTAGACAAGTGAAACCCTCTATCTGCAGGGAGGGGCACCACTTAggttcctgtttttctctcgtATTTTCTGAGAaagattgagaaaaaaatgtattctgtttCCAAGCTTTAGTAATACGGCCTCGGCGAGGGACCACGGCCTCGTAAGTGCAAGTGAGACCCTTGCCACATatccttaaaaaaaattgagtcatgttattttttaaaagacgTTTACACATGGCCTAGTGTGGCGCTCTTTCATCAGAACGTTTCCCGTATGAGCTATATTGGGGCAGCTTgagaaacaacatttaatgTGCAGTGGAAGTAACATCTGCAGGATGCCCTTGGGAAACATCATGCACGAGAATAAATATTGAAAACGGTAGCTTTAAGTACAATGACAAAATATCTTCTGATGtaaattgtaaataataataataataataatgaacgGCAAAAAATTCAGTTACATGGAAAAAAGCTAATgataagaaaaatgtaaaactgtttgAAGATCACAAGCAACAGTAAAGAATCACTAAACAACAATTTCTCTGTGATATTGTCAGGTCTCAATCTTCATATGTAAGATAATGTGTGTTAGCAATACACTAATAAAACTTTATGTAATTAAATACGAACTCTGATTTTGCGAATCAAAAATGATACGGTAACTGTGAAACTCTCACAGTTGCTTTTTCTCTTCTTGGGGGGATGGAACATAGCGATAGCAATCTCttcatgtgcgtgtgtgtgtgtgtgtctatctgtgtgtgtgatgtgtaacGTGTTTTGGGTGTGGTGAGACACTACCTTGTCCGGCTTACTTACTTCCCCATCAAAATGTGCAGCAAAAATCTGCAGTCAGCTACAAGTGCACTGAGCATCACCAGCAGCGGCCACAGTAAGTTCTCTCCACCACACAAAGCTCACTTCAATCTCCATCTCTGATAATCACCTTGAAATTTATCGGCATGTGCATATCAAATTAACATTTAGAAAAATGGTCCaaatttaacagaaaaaaaatatatttcaaattttaaATAGATTTGAAGATTTTCACTTCATTCTTGTGATCTGGCTCGATGCAGGAAAATGCATAATTTCTCTCagcttttgatttaatttagaaCTCAATAAACCTTGAAGGATCACTTTTTATTTCTCAACTCGTCTTTGTTTAATTCACTAAGACCGATTACACAGAGAAAAAGTTGaaggggaaaaagaagaaacttaACATGTGTTTAGctattttactattatttttcatgttgcAGTAATTCAGTTATCATTGCTGCCTGGCATATTTAAGGAACCCCTTTCTTGCGTTCTTGTCATATGTTGATTTCCCTCAGAGTGTGATTTAAATGCCCCCGGCTGCAGCGGCTCACTCACCCTGTGTCGGTTAACCACAACTAGGTGGAGTGCTGTAGCACATGGGGCGGCATTTAAAAGATGCCTTTTAAATTGTACCGTTATgagtatacacacacagtagtattagtagtagtattccttcattgtgttgatttgattttcatATAGGTACCGTTTTAGTTTGTTTCTTATCCTTATTTTCTATGTCTCCTCAGTTGTGTTGAGCACAGGTAGAGCTTGGGTTAGAGTGTGATATAGCCTGCTGGATCGCAGGAGTTTCACACTAATTCCTCTGCAGCTCGTCCCAGCTCAGTTCAGCCTGCACCCACCTGAGGCCTCGATCTTGACCATCCCAGCCGCTTCCATGAgcatcatctcctccctcacctccccctcctcctgcctccaccTGTACCGCTCGCCCAGTCACCTCTCCAACGCCACCATGTCAGACACCAGTGGCATCAACGACGTGATCCTGCTGCATTACAACCACACCGGCCGCCTGCAGAACAGAACCATCTCAAGCAACCCGAACCAGATCAGTGTCTCCAAagccatcttcttcttcttcagcgtTTTCATCATCCTGGAGAACCTCCTTGTGCTGGTGGCCGTCCTCTCCCGCATCCGCCGCAGCAGGCGCTGGGTTTACGTCTGCATCGCCAACATCACACTCAGTGATCTCCTCACAGGCGCGGCCTACCTGGTCAACATCTGCATGTCTGGCAGCCAGACCTTCCGCCTCAGCCCTGCTCTGTGGCTCTTCAGGGAAGGGCTGCTGTTCGTGGCCCTGGCAGCATCCATATTCAGTTTGCTGCTGATTGCTGTGGAGCGTTACACCGCCATGATGAAGCCGCTGCCCCAGAAGTCAGCCAGGAAGGCCTACTATCGGATCTACGGCTTGGTGGTACTCTGTTGGGTTTTGGCATTAGTGATTGGCTTCCTCCCCTTGCTCGGCTGGAACTGTGTGTGCAGCCTGCAGGAATGCTCCACGCTCCTCCCTCTATACTCCAAGAGCTacatctttttctctctcctcatcttcttcattaTCCTCCTGGCTATTGGTGTTCTCTATGGTGCCATCTACTGCCACGTGCACAGGAGTGCACAGGAGGGCCCCCAACGCAGTCGCAAGCGCTCCTTAGCTCTGCTTAAAACAGTGATCACTATCGTTGGGGTCTTTATGCTTTGCTGGGGGCCACTCTTCCTGCTGTTACTGGTGGATTTCTTCTGCGTCTCCCGCAAATGTGAACTGCTGCTCAGCGCTGATTATTTCATCTCCCTGGCTGTGCTG
The nucleotide sequence above comes from Platichthys flesus chromosome 9, fPlaFle2.1, whole genome shotgun sequence. Encoded proteins:
- the s1pr4 gene encoding sphingosine 1-phosphate receptor 4, whose protein sequence is MSIISSLTSPSSCLHLYRSPSHLSNATMSDTSGINDVILLHYNHTGRLQNRTISSNPNQISVSKAIFFFFSVFIILENLLVLVAVLSRIRRSRRWVYVCIANITLSDLLTGAAYLVNICMSGSQTFRLSPALWLFREGLLFVALAASIFSLLLIAVERYTAMMKPLPQKSARKAYYRIYGLVVLCWVLALVIGFLPLLGWNCVCSLQECSTLLPLYSKSYIFFSLLIFFIILLAIGVLYGAIYCHVHRSAQEGPQRSRKRSLALLKTVITIVGVFMLCWGPLFLLLLVDFFCVSRKCELLLSADYFISLAVLNSGLNPIIYALGSSDMRKAIAELLCCCCLRAGLCHPDRFISKESSSTSGSRRDSLRNSFNKVRNLSVASPPPTPTKPRRAQKKYRLSSTTSCLSVSSG